A region of the Microcystis aeruginosa FD4 genome:
TATTTTGATTGTCTCCATGCTGTGCAATCAAAACCAGTAGAAACAGCCCTCGACAAAATTAAAGAATTTCCCGCCCAATATTATGCACCCGCCCACGGTCCGATAATTCGTTATAGTCTTAGTCGTCTTGCCCACGATTATCGTTATTGGTGTCAAGAACAAAAAACTCGACCCCTACAAGTGGCTTTATTATATGCTTCTGCCTACGGAAATACTGCCACCCTGGCCCGCTCGATCGAACGAGGATTATTAGAAAATGATCTGGCCGTAGAATCAATCAATTGTGAGTTTGCCACCCCTGCCGAAATTAGTCAAGCGATCGAAAATTGTGACGGATTTATTATCGGTTCTCCCACCTTAGCCGGTCATGCTCCTACCCAGATTCAAACCGCTTTAGGAATTGTTCTTTCTACGGCAGCAAAAACTAAATTAGCTGGGGTTTTTGGTTCCTATGGTTGGAGTGGGGAAGCTGTAGATTTAATTGAAACTAAACTCAAAGATGCCAATTATCGCCTCGGTTTTGAATCCTTGCGCGTGCGTTTTAACCCCACAGAAAGCAGTTTACAAGCAGGTTATTTAGCCGGAGAAACCTTCGCCCGGACCTTGAAAAAAACCAAAAAATTGCGGGTTCCCCAACAGGGAATGACCGAGGCACAAATCGATCGCACTGCCCAGGCCGTTGGCCGGATCGTCGGTTCCCTCTCTGTTCTCACCACTCGCCAGGGCGAGGATCATGCTGGTTTCTTGACCTCTTGGGTATCCCAAGCCAGTTTTAACCCCCCGGGGCTAATTATCGCCGTTGCTGACGAACAAGCCGCCGATCGCCTAATTAACTCGGGAACCGCCTTTATCTTGAATATTCTCAAGGAAGGGCGCAATTTACGCCGCCATTTTTCCAATCGCATCAAATCTGGCGGCGATGTCTTTACGGGATTAGAAACCCAAGTCGGGGAAAATGGCTGTCTGATTTTAAGTGAAAGTCTCGCCTATCTAGAGTGTACGGTCAAAGAGCGACAACTCTGCGGCGATCGCTGGTTAGTCTATGCTACCGTCGAGCGGGGTCAAGTTTTGGATAGTAACGGTGTCACCGCCATCGGTCATCGCAAATCCGGCGGTCAGTATTAAAACCGGACCAGCGGGGTCAAGCTCCTGACTTTCCCGTGTGGTCTGCCTGGATTTCTGGGAAACAAATGTTATGTTAGTATCTAAAGTTATCATTCAGGGCTATTTTGTCTTTGTTTTCCCATGAAAAAATTGCCGCTAATACTGTCGGTGGGGAGTGTCGCTCTATTGTTGGTGGGATGTCCAACTTCTGACCAAGCTAATCAATCCCCACCGATTACCCAAGAAACCCCCACCCCCTCTCCTAGTCCCCCGGCTGCCCAACCACCTGCCTTTAGCAATCCTGTGCAACCAGCTACCGAACCACCCCCCCTAAGGGTAGCTGGATTAATTCCCGCCACCGATTCCCGACCAAAAACGGGCAGAAATTAACCGCGGTCGCAGCGATCCCTTCGCTATTTTGCCTCTGCAGCCCAATATTACGATTACAGTGGAGGAAGAACCCCCAACTGGGACTCCGGCGGCCACTGGCGCACCTGCACCAGGAGGCAATCGTCCCGCACCCGCACCCGCATCCGTAGGCAATCGTCCCACCCCCGGACGACCGATAGTGAAAGCGCCGCCACCACCACCGCAACCGACGGAAGCGGAAGAAGTGCAAGTATCAGGCATCGTCCAATTACCTACCACTCCTATGGCGATCGTGAAAGCCCCCAGAGAAGCCACGGAACGTCGAGTTATCCCCGGTTCTACCCTCTCTAATGGTTTAATTTTAGTTAAAGCGATCGATACTAATCCCAAAAACCCCTCTATTGTCCTAGAACAATACGGTCGAACTATTACCCGTCGTTTAGGGGATGGTGTCCCCGAACCCGCCGCCGCACCGCAAGCCTCGATCAGTTATAATGTTTCCGAATCAGGAGAATAAAACCCGTGCGATCGATTGCTATTCAACAAAAACAAACCATTATTTATCCGCGAATGCCCTTGGCTATCTATCGAGAATTAGCCAGCCATTTACAACAGGTTCAGGGTGTGGAAACCCATCTCACTCCCCAGCAGTTCCAACAATTCGATTATCACCAAAGTCAGATCGGTAGTTTGGAAATTAACTATACCCAGGCTTTTCAGGAAAGCGATCGCACTCTGGTCACGGCAATTCTCGATTATTATGCCCAACGTCACGGCTCCTATCAGCTTTCCTAAGCTTTCTCTCCTCACCTTTTCCCCAATTACCGACCTTCTTCTTAAAAACTAAAAGTATTTTATAGGATTTATCTTAATGCTGGGGATGATGCCAGATATCGTCATACTTCATCTAAACTTAAGTAGGGTTTGCGGCAAAAAGTACGGGCGAAGCATTCGGATAGAAAATCTCCGGTTTCACCGATAGGTTATTGCCCGAATGCTTCGCCCCTACAGGACGCGGGCCGATGAAGACCCAAGGTTTTGAAGCACGATTCTCTCAAAATCTTGCACCTGTTTCACGAGAAAAGCCATAAAACCCTTACCTTGCCTACATTTCACATTTATTCAGCAAGCCCTAAGTAGGTAGGTATTAAAAACAAACTTTCAGATGCCCCCCTTATTAAGGGTAGGGTTCATTCATGAATCAACCCTACCTTTTATAAAAATTAAAATCTTTCTGATTTTAAGCCACCGACGACCAGAGGTAATCACTGATAACTGCTCACTGATAACTGATAACTGATAACCGATAACCGATAACTGCTCACTGATAACTGAAATGATCCTGCCCAATTCCCTAGAAGAAACAATCCTGCAAGCGAAAGCCGCCACCCAACTGGCTCTAGAATCAGGAGCTAGACGCATACAAGTGGAATTAGTTATCCCAGAAATTGCTCTACAAGCGCAAGCTTTAGCCCTTGATTTTACCTCTATTTTTGACAGTTATGGTTCTGGTTTAAGGGTAATTTTTCCCGATACTGGGGCTGCCATGTTAGCTCGACGGGATTGGGGAGAAACAGTTTTTCAACTGGGAGATTTAGGTAGTCGTTTTATTCCCGTCGAAGACAAAATTAAGCCCGAAGATGAAGCTTTTTTAGTTGTTTGTCCCTCCTCGGTGGAGATTAATTCCGTAGAAAAACTCTGTTACCTTGCCGAAGATCGCCCCGTAGTTCTTCTGATTCCCCAATTGGAAGATGTATCGGTAGTGGGTATCGGTTACGCAGCCCGACAATTACGAGAAAGATTTTTAAGTACCCTAGAAAGTTGTTATTATTTTCGTCCCTTGGAATCAGCGATCGTTTATCGTTCCTATCCCTCTTTGTGGCAAGTTTGGCTCGAAAAAGAAGACGGTTACGACTTAATTTCTGAACAATCCACTAAACCCATGGGCGAAGCTTTAGAAAATCTGATTCTGAAAGCTTCTAGTAATAATCCTAATGATAGTTCTAATCCTGCTAATAAAGCCAAAAAATCTGGTTTATTTGCCACTATGGGACGCTTCTTAAAAGCATTGCAACAGTGACATATTCCCCCCGTCACAGCCTAGCTTGACGGGGGATTTTTTCCCCATTGCTGTTAGAAATTCCTTACTTTGACGGATTGACCTCGATTGCAACTTTTGTTCTTCTATTTTAACCTATAATTGGGCAATGCTATAATAAAATTAATCGGTAGTTTCCTAGAGGTAAACTTTTATGATCGTCAATAAGCGAGAACTCAAGCAAACCTTAAATCGGGTGTACTTGAAAATTAAGCCTGATACTGAAACAATTCAGGTTTTTCAAGCTAATTTGACGCGCTTGTTGGAGCAATGTGACAGCAAAAAGTCTGAAGAGTTTAATAAAAATTTGCTGATAGATTTTTTGAAAAATACCTATTATACTGATCGCTATTTTATCAATACAAAAGAGCGCATCGATCTGGTAATTCATAATAACCAGGATGTTAAAAGTCCAGTGGGGGTTATTTTTGAGACGAAGAAACCTAGTCGGACAATAAATGCAGAAATGCCAAGACTGGATCATCTCAATACTAAGGCTTTTCAGCAGTTAGTTTTATATTTTCTCCGCGAAAGGGTGACGGATAAAAATCTTGAGATTAAACACTTGATCGTGACAAATATTTATGAGTGGTTTATTTTCGATGGGAAGATTTTTGAGGAGTTGTTTTTTGCTAATAAGGCTCTAGTTAACCAGTTTTGCGATTTTGAAGCAGGGAGACTGAGTAGTACGAAAACGGATTTTTTCTATCAACAAATTGCCGAACCAGCCATCACTAAAGTTATGGAGCAAATTAAGTTTACTCATTTTGATCTGCGAGAACTGGAAAATTTAGATTTGCTGGATATTTACAAGATTCTTTCGCCAGAGCATTTACTTAAGTTACCTTTTGTTAATGACAGTAATACTTTAAATAAGCCTTTTTATAATGAGCTTTTGTATATTATTGGTTTGACGGAAGTTAAGGATAAAGGGAAAAAATTAATCGGACGAATGAAAGAAGGCGATCGCTGTGATGGTTCCCTGATTGAAAATGCGATTAGTCGGTTGGATAGTTTAGATAAAATTGCACAATTAAAAAATCCTGAAGAGTTTGGAACTACGGATGAGGAACGGCTTTTTAATGTGGCGTTGCGGTTATCAATTAATTGGATTAATCGGGTTTTGTTTCTCAAATTATTGGAAGCGCAGTTAATTAAATATCATCAAGGCGATCGAGATTTTGCCTTTCTCAATTTGGCGAAAGTTCCCAGTTATGATGATCTCGATAGTTTGTTTTTTGATGTGTTAGCCAGGGAGACAAATAAGCGCGAGGCTAAGGTTAAAACGACTTTTGCTCATGTACCTTATTTAAATAGTTCGTTATTTGAGCCAACGGAGACGGAACAGCAAACGATTGTCATTGGCAATTTGCGGGAGCGAACTTTACCCATTTTTGCAGGTACGGTGCTAAAAGATAATCAGGGTAATAAGCGAGTAGATGAGTTGAATGCTTTAGCTTATTTGTTTGAGTTTTTGGATGCTTATAAATTTGATCGAGATGAGTTAGAAAATCCTCAAGAAGATAGCGAAAAGTTAATTAATGCTTCGGTGTTGGGGTTAATTTTTGAAAAGATTAATGGTTATAAGGACGGTTCTTTTTATACGCCGAGTTTTATTACCATGTATATGTGTCGGGAAACGATACGACGAGCGATTGTGCAGAAGTTTAAGGAAGTAAAAGGCTGGAATTGTCAAAGTTTAGATGATTTGTATGAACGAATTGAGGATAAAAAAGAGGCGAATACTATTATTAATAGTCTAAAGATTTGTGATCCAGCGGTGGGTTCGGGACATTTTTTAGTTTCCGCTTTAAATGAGATAATCGCGATTAAGAGTGAGTTACGGGTTTTATTAGATAGTTCGGGTAAGTCGCTAAAAGATTATCGGGTAGAGGTGCGAAATGATAAGTTACTGGTTTACGATGATGAGGGAAATTTATTTGCTTATCATCCCCATAACCAAGAAAAGCAACGAGTACAGAAAGCCTTATTTCATGAGAAACAGACGATTATCGAGGGGTGTTTATTTGGGGTGGATATTAACCCTAATTCCGTGACGATTTGTCAGTTGCGGTTATGGATTGAGCTTTTAAAGAATGCTTATTATCGAGAGGATGGCAACTTGGAAACTTTGCCAAATATTGATATTAATATCAAGTGTGGTAATTCTTTGATTAGTCGGTTTGCTTTGGATGTGGATGTTAAACAGGTTTTACAGAAGCAGAAGTTTAGTATTGAGCAATATCGCAATGCGGTACAGACTTATCGCAATGCGGAAAATAAGGAACAAAAGCAGCAGATGAAAACGCTGATTGCTAAGATTAAGGCTGGTTTTAGTGCTAATTTATTAATTGGTGATCCTAAGAAGGTGAAGTTACGTCAATTACAAGGGGAGCTTTATAATCTGGAAAATCAGGGTTTATTATTTGAGGAGACTAAGACGGAGCAAAAAGCGCGGGAGAAAAAAGTTACTAAGTTAAATAATGAGATTGATAAGCTAACTGCTGAAATTGCAGATATTGAAAGCGGTAGGCTGTATGAAAATGCTTTGGAATGGCGGTTTGAGTTTCCCGAAGTGTTAAATGATGACGGGGATTTTGTTGGGTTTGATGTGGTGATTGGGAATCCTCCTTATTTGGTAGTCTTTAATAAGAATCTCAAAAACCTGTATGAACAAAATTATCCTGAATTTAGGAGGAATAATGATCTATATGTTGCTTTTATTAAAATGGTTTGTCCATTAATTAAGCCAAATTATGTTTTTTCTTTTATCACGCCTAATACTTTTATTAAAGGAACCTATTTTGAACAAATAAGAAATTTTTTGGCAAAACAATATCAAATTTTAGAAATTATTGACTTTGGCAATTATCTTATATTTCAAGAAGTAAATGTTTTTTGTGCGATCACTATTGCAATAAGTATTAAGCCTCAAAAGAGTTGGATTCTTAAAAGTAATACCAAAACAATAAAAGGCACAATTGAACCAGGCGTAACAGACTTTATCATCAAAAATAGTATTATTTATAAACTTGACAGACTTCCCAAGTTTGATACATTTTTCTATATTAAAGATGTTGGCTTTAACTATTGGAGTGAAGGAAGAGGAAAAGTAAGAGGTGGTTCCATCGGTAGTAGGGTATTTTACCAAGGTAACAAAGAAAAATATAATGATATTCTTTATATCAAAGGTATAGATTTAAAAAGGTATTCAATCTCTTTTTCAAATAATTATTTGAGAGGTGAGTGGAAAAGTTATTTAAACGCAAATGACACTTTTAGATTTAGTGACGATTTCTTAAAAAGAAATCTAAAAATAGTTTATAGACAAACAAGCAATAAACTAATTGGTGCATTAGATGATCAACAGCTTTACACGGATAAAACAGTTCATTTAATTGTGAATAAAGAAAATTTTAACTTTGATTTAAAATATGTGTTAGCTCTATTTAATAGCCAACTTCTAAATTATTTTTTTCGGTCATTTAAAGAAGAGGAAGGTAGAGCATTTGCTCAAGTAAAAACTGTTGACATTAAAAATCTTCCCTTTCAAGAAATCGAAAAAGATAAACAAAAACCATTTATTAAATTAGTAGATCAAATTCTCGCCGCAAAAAAAGACGATCCTACTGCTGACACAAGCGAATTAGAAAAGCAGATTGATCACTTAGTTTACAAACTCTATCAACTCACCTATAATGAAGTAAAAATCATTGATCCAGAATTTGAGCTTACAGAACAAGAATATCTGGACTTACCCCAAGCAAAAATACTAAAAAACTAACCAACCCCTTACTGCATGGGGCTTCTAAGAAAAATTGACAAGCCACCAATTGGTATGATATCCTCGCCTTATCTAGAAGTTTTTTGGAAATTCACCCCTCCCAAATCCCATCTTTGTCATCACTATTTTCAGAGAAATTAATCCTCTTGTTTAGTTAGGGTTTGCTGAAAAAGTACGGGCGAAGCATTCGGATAGAAAATCTACGGTTTCACCGATAGGTTATTGCCCGAATGCTTCGCCCCTACAGGACGCGGGCCGATGAAGATGCAAGGTTTTGAACCACGATTCTCTCAAAATCTTGCACCTGTTTCGCTCGTAAAGCCCCAAAACCCTTACTTTGCATACATTTCACATTTATTCAGCCAGCCCTAGTTAATCTTTCGATCAATTGGCGTACTTTTGTCTCCTCTTGGGTTTTTCCCTGCTGTTGATAAAGAGTAGCAACGGTTTGAAAATCAGCGATCGCTTCTTTTTTGTTACCCATCTTGTATTTTGTCCAAGCACGGTTATACAAAGCATTAGCATGATCGGGATCGAGCTTCAGGACTTGATTATAATCTGCCAGGGCTTTTGACCATTCCTTGCGAGCGTAGTACAAATTACCCCGCAATAAATAGGCTGATTCCGCATTAGCATCAACTGCCAGAGCCTGCTCGATATCCTTGAGTGCTAAATCAATTTGGTCTAAATTCCAATGTGCCAAAGCCCGTTCTAGATGAATACTAACCAATGCCGGTGATTGCGCCAAGGTCATCGGAGCCAAACCCTTGCTGTAACTTGCCACGGCCACTTCAGGAGCGATCGCAAAAACCTGTTGATAATCTTTTTTGCTCTTTTCGACTTCTCCGATCTGCTGATAAAGTAGGCCTCGATTCAAGTAAACTATCGGTAGGTTGCCATCGATCTGCAAAGCTCGCTCGTAGTCAATAAAGGCATCGCGCAAATTGCCTAAATGAGCCTGCATCGCCCCTCGATCGTTGTAAACCGATGCCAATTCCGGTTGTAGGGCAATTACTTGATTGTAATCGGCCAGAGCCTGATTAAAATCTTCTAGGCGAGCGTAGGCATGACCTCTTTGATAGTAAGTCAGAGCATCATCGGGTTTAATCGTCAGAATTGCCGTAAAATCGGCAATAGCACCTTGATAATCTTGTTTTTGGTATTTTTCTAGCCCTTGTTGCCATAAAGCACTTGTATCCTCTGGAGTGATTGCGGTGGCAGTATTGGGTGGGGGAACCTCTAGGGACAAATCAGCCAGATCGTGAGAGGCAATACGACAAACATCACCACTGGTAAGGGTAGTCACGGGAATTTTTTCCTTACAGGGAGCAGTAGATTTGGAACCATCCGATAAAGTGACATTACAGAGATTAGACCGGTCTAATTCCGTTTTGTCTAGTTGCGCTCCCGTCAGATCCGCATTAGTCAGATTAATATTGGTTAGACGAGTCGAAGTTAGGTTTGCGTGATCGAGAATGCCATTCACCAAGTAAGCTTGATCGAGATTAGCTTGACTGAGATCCGCTTCCCTAAAATTAGCGTTTCTTAAATCAGAACCTTCGAGCAGGGTTTCGATCAGTAGTGCTTGTCTGAAATCGGCCGCCGTTAATTGTACTCCTTTTAATAGCGCCTGACTGAGATCCGCCTTCACAAAAGTCGCTCCAGTTAGATTGGTCATTTGGGAGTTATGGTAAACAAAGGTTCCACCATAACCAGCGATCGCCGTCCCCAGAGAAACCACGTTACCTAAAGCTTGCCACCAGGGAGTTTGAGCTTTATCGGGGGAAAAATCCGCACCCTTAAGATTGGCTCGATCAAAATGAACACAAGGAGCCCACACCGCTCGTAATTTCGCCTTTTCTAAGTTAGCTCCTTGTAGATTCCCATAACCCAGAAAAACTGGTTTGCCGTCGTGCATGGTCAGATCTGCCCCTTGCAAATTGGCCGATTCTAGCAACGCTCCTCGTAATTGTACCCCGCGCATTTGCGCCTCAACTAGATTGGCATTTTTTAAGTTGATAAAATCCAAGTTAGCGTTGACTAAGTTCGCTTTGGCTAAATTCGCCCCTTCTAAGTTAGCCTTTTCTAAATTAGCGTGGATTAACTTCGCTCCTTCTAGGTTTGCTCCTGCTAAGTTAGCATTAGTGAGATTGGCATCCTGCAAATTGGCATTTTCTAGATTGGCATTTTCTAGATTGATATTACTTAGATTAGCTTTGCGAAGATCGCAGTTCGGGCATTCTTTTGTTGCTAATAATTGTTTCATTTGTTCAGCGTTTTCTGCTTTAGCCATGAGATTATTACCAGAAACGCCTACTAAACCAATGCTGATGACAAAGAGTCGCCAAAAAACCGATGATAACCTCGGATAAGTATTGCTGTCCATACCTTTACCCCCTGCAACTTTTTAAGTTTTTATCGCTGATCATCAGGTTTTAAGGATTAGGGAAAATACAACGAATTCTATTTTGTCTTGCTATTCTTGGGTGGTTGCCCTTGGCCTTAATGTCCTAACCGAAAATTTTATTGATGTATAATGTGCGGCTAACTAATTCCCCAATCCATACCTCTAGTTCCCATTGTCCCGAAATTATGCTCACATTTTTTGAGTTTTGAAACAATTTTTCAAGAATTTTCATAAGACTTTGTATTTTTGCCTGAGAATTTAAACTTTTCCCAATAACTATATATTTTTATCAGAAATAATATATATTTAACAAATATTTCTTGACAAAAATTACAAAATCTGCTAGGTTTTCCTGCTCTAAATAATTTCTGGCCAACTAGCTACCACCGAGGCCAATTTATCCAAATCCCGACGATCTTCGATAAAGGGAAAAACACCTAAAACTGGACAATTAGTCAAGGATTGAATTAAATCGATCGGTGTTAACTGCTCTATCTCCGTCTCAGTGCGCGGTTCAAGACAATTAAGGATAATTCCGCCCAAATTCACCTTTTTCTGCTCTGCTAGGGCAATATTAGCCACCGTTTGGGAAATCGCTCCCAATTTCACCGGCACCACTAAAAGGGTTTTTAACCGCCATTGAGCCGCTAAATCCGCCACAGTTAGCTCGTGGGTGACAGGACAACCTAAACCCCCTAAACCCTCAATTAAAACCAAATCTTGGCTTTTTTGTAGGTTTAGCAGAGCTTGCCACACCGTCCCTAAAGGAATATCTCGACCTTCCAAATCAGCAGCCACAGGAGGCGCTAAGGGTGCTTGATATTGCAGCGGTGTGATCATTTCTAATTGACCCTGAAATAAACCCTCATACCATTCTCGATCGCCTTGACCCGTTTGCATTAATTTCATCAACCCCAGGGCCTTCGACGGATAGTATTTTTGCCAATAAGCCACTAAAGCAGTGGTGACAACGGTTTTACCCGCGTCGGTATCCGTAGCCGTAATCAAAAGACTATTCATAAACTCCCAGGCTAAGTCAAGATCAGGTAAAATCACCAATATTTATCATCTTATCTCCCTTCTCCCCACTTCCCCACTTCCCCATCCCCCCACTACCCCACTACCCCACCACCCCACCACCCCACTTCCCCATCACCCCACTTCCCCATCACCCCACTTCCCCATCACCCCACTTCTCAGATATTGCATGGATAAGATGCAAAAAGAAAAAAAACTGCGGCCAAAAAGGTGAGATGGAATACACTAAAAGTATAAGGTTATCAATTTTGCTATTTTTCAAGTTGCATCCTAGGCAACAGAATTGCAATTATCCCTCTAGTTAGAAATTGGACGGTTTGCCCTGTGGTTTCATCACTTCCCAAGCCCAATGACTCTTTAACAACGGTTCCCCAGCGTTGTTCTGGGGCTTATGCCTTGATGGACAGTCTCAAACGTCATGGTGTTAAGCACATCTTCGGTTATCCCGGTGGTGCGATCCTGCCCATCTATGACGAACTCTACCGCTTTGAAGAACGGGGAGAATTACAACATATTTTAGTGCGCCACGAACAAGCGGCCGCCCATGCCGCCGATGCCTACGCTAGGGCCACCGGCAAAGTGGGAGTCTGTTTCGGCACTTCCGGCCCCGGGGCGACCAATTTGGTGACAGGCATCGCTAACGCACACATGGACTCCATCCCGATGGTGATTATCACCGGTCAGGTCAGCCGGGCAGCCATCGGTTCCGATGCTTTCCAAGAAACCGATATTTATGGTATTACTCTCCCGATTGTTAAACATTCCTATGTGGCTAGGAATGCCCGCGAAGTAGCGAGAATCGTCGCTGAGGCTTTCCATATCGCCAGTACAGGACGACCGGGACCGGTTTTAGTCGATATTCCCAAAGATGTCGGTTTAGAACTATGTGATTATATCCCCGTCGAACCGGGAGATGTGAAACTAACTGGCTATCGTCCCACGGTTAAGGGCAATCGCCGTCAAATCGAGGCCGCTTTACACCTCTTGGAAACCGCCGAAAAACCTTTACTGTACGTTGGCGGAGGTGCGATCGCAGCGAATGCCCACGCCCAAATTGCCGAGTTGGCCGAGCGTTTTCAGTTACCCGTTACCACCACGTTAATGGGGATCGGTGCTTTTGATGAACATCATCCCCTCTCGGTGGGAATGTTAGGAATGCACGGCACTGCCTACGCTAATTTTGCCGTGACCGAGTGTGATTTATTAATTGCCGTCGGCGCTCGTTTTGATGACCGAGTAACGGGGAAATTGGACGAATTCGCCTCGAAAGCTAAGGTAATCCATGTGGATATAGACCCCGCCGAAGTGGGCAAAAATCGCGCCCCTGACGTGCCGATTGTCGGGGACGTGCGGGTGGTTTTAGAACAAATACTCCAAAAAGCCAGAGAATTTGATTATCCCACTAATTCCGATCGCACCCAAGCTTGGTTAGCCAAGATTGATCGCTGGCGACAAGATTATCCCCTGCAAGTACCTCGACCGGAAGGCAGACTTTCCCCCCAAGAAGTGATCGTTGAAGTGGGTCGTCAAGCACCCCACGCCTACTATACCACCGATGTGGGCCAGCATCAGATGTGGGCGGCCCAATTCCTCAAAAATGGACCCCGACGTTGGATTTCTAGCGCGGGATTGGGGACGATGGGTTTCGGTTTACCGGCTGCGATGGGGGTGAAGGTGGCGATTCCCGATGAGGAGGTCATTTGTATTAGTGGTGATTCCAGTTTCCAAATGAATCTACAGGAATTAGGCACCCTAACGCAATTTAATATTCATGCCAAGACGATTATTATTAATAATGGTTGGCAGGGTATGGTACGTCAATGGCAAGAAGCTTTCTATGGGGAACGTTATTCTAATTCCAATATGGAAGTGGGAATGCCGGATGTGGAACTGTTAGCCCAAGCTTACGGCATGAAAGGGATTACTATTCGCCATCGAGAGGAATTAGCCGCAAAAATTGCCGAAATGTTGGCCCACGATGGTCCAGTT
Encoded here:
- a CDS encoding diflavin flavoprotein, with the protein product MTTTTLIPNPAINNRSRDVQTAEIADQTWVFRSRTWDRLKFEIEYARQRGTTANSYLIRGDQTALIDPPGESFTEIYLEEIRQYISLHRLDYLILSHVNPNRIVTLKALLAETHQITILCSKSAVNTLKNALPAAQILGIRTDEIIDLGQGHQLSFINVPTPRWPDGICTFDQKTQILYSDKFFSVHLCGDDIWDKNWKELDADRRYYFDCLHAVQSKPVETALDKIKEFPAQYYAPAHGPIIRYSLSRLAHDYRYWCQEQKTRPLQVALLYASAYGNTATLARSIERGLLENDLAVESINCEFATPAEISQAIENCDGFIIGSPTLAGHAPTQIQTALGIVLSTAAKTKLAGVFGSYGWSGEAVDLIETKLKDANYRLGFESLRVRFNPTESSLQAGYLAGETFARTLKKTKKLRVPQQGMTEAQIDRTAQAVGRIVGSLSVLTTRQGEDHAGFLTSWVSQASFNPPGLIIAVADEQAADRLINSGTAFILNILKEGRNLRRHFSNRIKSGGDVFTGLETQVGENGCLILSESLAYLECTVKERQLCGDRWLVYATVERGQVLDSNGVTAIGHRKSGGQY
- a CDS encoding DUF1995 family protein, which encodes MILPNSLEETILQAKAATQLALESGARRIQVELVIPEIALQAQALALDFTSIFDSYGSGLRVIFPDTGAAMLARRDWGETVFQLGDLGSRFIPVEDKIKPEDEAFLVVCPSSVEINSVEKLCYLAEDRPVVLLIPQLEDVSVVGIGYAARQLRERFLSTLESCYYFRPLESAIVYRSYPSLWQVWLEKEDGYDLISEQSTKPMGEALENLILKASSNNPNDSSNPANKAKKSGLFATMGRFLKALQQ
- a CDS encoding type IIG restriction enzyme/methyltransferase, which gives rise to MIVNKRELKQTLNRVYLKIKPDTETIQVFQANLTRLLEQCDSKKSEEFNKNLLIDFLKNTYYTDRYFINTKERIDLVIHNNQDVKSPVGVIFETKKPSRTINAEMPRLDHLNTKAFQQLVLYFLRERVTDKNLEIKHLIVTNIYEWFIFDGKIFEELFFANKALVNQFCDFEAGRLSSTKTDFFYQQIAEPAITKVMEQIKFTHFDLRELENLDLLDIYKILSPEHLLKLPFVNDSNTLNKPFYNELLYIIGLTEVKDKGKKLIGRMKEGDRCDGSLIENAISRLDSLDKIAQLKNPEEFGTTDEERLFNVALRLSINWINRVLFLKLLEAQLIKYHQGDRDFAFLNLAKVPSYDDLDSLFFDVLARETNKREAKVKTTFAHVPYLNSSLFEPTETEQQTIVIGNLRERTLPIFAGTVLKDNQGNKRVDELNALAYLFEFLDAYKFDRDELENPQEDSEKLINASVLGLIFEKINGYKDGSFYTPSFITMYMCRETIRRAIVQKFKEVKGWNCQSLDDLYERIEDKKEANTIINSLKICDPAVGSGHFLVSALNEIIAIKSELRVLLDSSGKSLKDYRVEVRNDKLLVYDDEGNLFAYHPHNQEKQRVQKALFHEKQTIIEGCLFGVDINPNSVTICQLRLWIELLKNAYYREDGNLETLPNIDINIKCGNSLISRFALDVDVKQVLQKQKFSIEQYRNAVQTYRNAENKEQKQQMKTLIAKIKAGFSANLLIGDPKKVKLRQLQGELYNLENQGLLFEETKTEQKAREKKVTKLNNEIDKLTAEIADIESGRLYENALEWRFEFPEVLNDDGDFVGFDVVIGNPPYLVVFNKNLKNLYEQNYPEFRRNNDLYVAFIKMVCPLIKPNYVFSFITPNTFIKGTYFEQIRNFLAKQYQILEIIDFGNYLIFQEVNVFCAITIAISIKPQKSWILKSNTKTIKGTIEPGVTDFIIKNSIIYKLDRLPKFDTFFYIKDVGFNYWSEGRGKVRGGSIGSRVFYQGNKEKYNDILYIKGIDLKRYSISFSNNYLRGEWKSYLNANDTFRFSDDFLKRNLKIVYRQTSNKLIGALDDQQLYTDKTVHLIVNKENFNFDLKYVLALFNSQLLNYFFRSFKEEEGRAFAQVKTVDIKNLPFQEIEKDKQKPFIKLVDQILAAKKDDPTADTSELEKQIDHLVYKLYQLTYNEVKIIDPEFELTEQEYLDLPQAKILKN
- a CDS encoding pentapeptide repeat-containing protein: MDSNTYPRLSSVFWRLFVISIGLVGVSGNNLMAKAENAEQMKQLLATKECPNCDLRKANLSNINLENANLENANLQDANLTNANLAGANLEGAKLIHANLEKANLEGANLAKANLVNANLDFINLKNANLVEAQMRGVQLRGALLESANLQGADLTMHDGKPVFLGYGNLQGANLEKAKLRAVWAPCVHFDRANLKGADFSPDKAQTPWWQALGNVVSLGTAIAGYGGTFVYHNSQMTNLTGATFVKADLSQALLKGVQLTAADFRQALLIETLLEGSDLRNANFREADLSQANLDQAYLVNGILDHANLTSTRLTNINLTNADLTGAQLDKTELDRSNLCNVTLSDGSKSTAPCKEKIPVTTLTSGDVCRIASHDLADLSLEVPPPNTATAITPEDTSALWQQGLEKYQKQDYQGAIADFTAILTIKPDDALTYYQRGHAYARLEDFNQALADYNQVIALQPELASVYNDRGAMQAHLGNLRDAFIDYERALQIDGNLPIVYLNRGLLYQQIGEVEKSKKDYQQVFAIAPEVAVASYSKGLAPMTLAQSPALVSIHLERALAHWNLDQIDLALKDIEQALAVDANAESAYLLRGNLYYARKEWSKALADYNQVLKLDPDHANALYNRAWTKYKMGNKKEAIADFQTVATLYQQQGKTQEETKVRQLIERLTRAG
- the bioD gene encoding dethiobiotin synthase: MNSLLITATDTDAGKTVVTTALVAYWQKYYPSKALGLMKLMQTGQGDREWYEGLFQGQLEMITPLQYQAPLAPPVAADLEGRDIPLGTVWQALLNLQKSQDLVLIEGLGGLGCPVTHELTVADLAAQWRLKTLLVVPVKLGAISQTVANIALAEQKKVNLGGIILNCLEPRTETEIEQLTPIDLIQSLTNCPVLGVFPFIEDRRDLDKLASVVASWPEII